One genomic window of Haemophilus haemolyticus includes the following:
- a CDS encoding ornithine carbamoyltransferase, which produces MAFNMKNRHLLSLVHHTEREIKYLLDLSRDLKRAKYAGTEQQKLKGKNIALIFEKTSTRTRCAFEVAAYDQGAQVTYIDPNSSQIGHKESMKDTARVLGRMYDGIEYRGFKQSIVQELADYAGVPVFNGLTDEFHPTQMLADVLTMIEHCDKPLSEISYVYIGDARNNMGNSLLLIGAKLGMDVRICGPKALLPETSLVEMCEKFAKESGARITVTEDIDKAVKGVDFVHTDVWVSMGEPLETWGERIKLLLPYQVTPELMKRTGNPKVKFMHCLPAFHNSETKVGRQIAEKYPELANGIEVTEDVFESPMNIAFEQAENRMHTIKAVMVASLA; this is translated from the coding sequence ATGGCTTTCAATATGAAAAACAGACATTTACTTAGTCTTGTTCATCACACAGAACGTGAAATTAAATATCTCTTAGATCTCTCCCGAGATTTGAAACGAGCCAAATATGCAGGTACAGAACAACAAAAATTAAAAGGCAAAAATATCGCGCTCATCTTTGAAAAAACCTCCACCCGCACACGCTGTGCATTCGAAGTCGCCGCTTATGACCAAGGCGCACAAGTCACCTACATCGACCCTAACTCCTCCCAAATTGGCCACAAAGAAAGTATGAAAGATACCGCTCGCGTATTAGGTAGAATGTATGATGGCATTGAATATCGTGGCTTTAAACAAAGTATCGTTCAAGAACTTGCTGATTATGCTGGTGTGCCAGTATTCAATGGCCTAACCGATGAATTCCACCCTACACAAATGCTTGCCGACGTACTTACCATGATTGAACATTGCGACAAACCATTAAGCGAAATTAGCTATGTATATATTGGAGATGCTCGCAATAACATGGGTAATTCACTTTTATTAATTGGCGCAAAATTAGGTATGGATGTTCGTATTTGTGGACCTAAAGCATTATTACCAGAAACAAGTCTTGTGGAAATGTGCGAAAAATTTGCGAAAGAAAGTGGCGCTCGTATTACTGTAACTGAAGATATCGATAAAGCTGTGAAAGGTGTAGATTTTGTCCATACTGATGTATGGGTTTCAATGGGTGAACCATTAGAAACTTGGGGAGAACGCATTAAATTATTACTTCCTTATCAAGTCACACCTGAATTAATGAAACGCACTGGTAATCCAAAAGTGAAATTTATGCACTGCTTACCTGCCTTCCATAACAGTGAAACCAAAGTTGGTCGTCAAATTGCTGAAAAATATCCTGAATTAGCTAATGGTATTGAAGTAACTGAAGACGTATTTGAATCGCCAATGAACATTGCATTTGAACAAGCAGAAAACCGTATGCACACAATTAAAGCGGTAATGGTAGCAAGTTTGGCATAA
- the arcC gene encoding carbamate kinase has protein sequence MRIVIALGGNALLRRGEPLTAENQRQNVRIACEQIAKIWPNNELVITHGNGPQVGLLALQGAAYTDVPTYPLDVLGAESVGMIGYMIQQELGNLVPFEVPFATLLSQVEVDINDPAFKNPTKPIGPVYTKEEAERLAKEKNWSIAQDGDKYRRVVPSPLPKRIFGIRPVKWLLEKGSIVICAGGGGIPTYYDGYHNLQGVEAVIDKDLCSALLAENLDADLFIIATDVSATFVDWGKPTQKAISVASPKAISELGFAAGSMGPKVQAAINFAKQTGKDAVIGSLSDIVDIVKGKAGTRITKKAEGISYYA, from the coding sequence ATGAGAATAGTAATTGCATTAGGCGGTAATGCGTTATTACGACGCGGAGAGCCGCTGACAGCCGAAAATCAACGACAAAATGTTCGCATTGCTTGTGAGCAAATAGCTAAGATTTGGCCAAATAATGAATTAGTGATAACACACGGTAATGGTCCACAAGTGGGTTTGCTCGCCTTACAAGGCGCTGCCTATACTGATGTACCAACCTATCCTTTAGATGTATTAGGTGCAGAATCAGTAGGAATGATTGGTTATATGATTCAACAAGAACTCGGTAATTTAGTTCCATTTGAAGTGCCATTTGCAACTTTATTATCTCAAGTAGAAGTTGATATCAACGACCCAGCTTTCAAAAATCCAACTAAACCAATTGGCCCTGTTTATACGAAAGAAGAAGCTGAACGTTTGGCAAAAGAAAAAAATTGGTCTATCGCACAAGATGGTGATAAATATCGCCGCGTTGTGCCAAGTCCATTGCCAAAACGTATTTTTGGAATTCGTCCGGTCAAATGGTTGCTTGAAAAAGGTAGTATCGTAATTTGTGCGGGGGGCGGTGGCATTCCGACCTATTATGATGGATATCATAATTTACAAGGTGTTGAAGCCGTTATCGACAAAGATTTATGTTCAGCTTTACTTGCAGAAAATCTTGACGCTGATTTATTCATCATCGCAACTGACGTTTCCGCAACCTTCGTAGATTGGGGTAAGCCAACTCAAAAAGCAATTTCTGTCGCATCACCTAAAGCTATTTCAGAACTTGGTTTCGCTGCAGGTTCCATGGGGCCGAAAGTACAAGCCGCGATCAACTTTGCGAAACAAACAGGAAAAGATGCAGTAATAGGCTCTTTATCTGATATTGTGGACATTGTGAAAGGAAAAGCAGGTACTCGTATTACGAAAAAAGCTGAAGGCATATCCTATTATGCTTAA